In Campylobacter vicugnae, a genomic segment contains:
- a CDS encoding c-type cytochrome: MKKSITIILSAIILIGCSSEQNIKNDPQESNKTATTNSITIKKGSSANQTKSDEWVVYDIDGKKNIKFGVGESNETTKSIGAIAFTRPPLQSINKALLRGQLSKNFITKCSACHDDYANGIIGPSLLDKTSEQIYDMIIAYRTKTKANILMADLVKSMDDKEVADIANEISQFNEQFRSKK; this comes from the coding sequence ATGAAAAAGTCAATTACGATTATACTAAGTGCAATAATACTTATAGGATGTTCAAGTGAACAAAATATTAAAAACGATCCGCAAGAGTCAAACAAAACAGCTACTACAAACTCAATTACAATCAAAAAAGGTAGCAGTGCTAATCAAACAAAATCTGATGAATGGGTCGTATATGATATAGATGGAAAGAAAAATATCAAATTTGGAGTTGGCGAATCAAATGAAACTACAAAATCTATTGGCGCTATTGCCTTTACTAGGCCACCACTTCAAAGTATAAATAAAGCCTTACTAAGAGGCCAATTAAGTAAAAATTTCATTACCAAATGCTCAGCCTGCCATGATGATTACGCTAATGGAATCATTGGTCCATCGCTATTAGATAAGACAAGCGAGCAGATATATGATATGATAATTGCATATCGCACTAAAACAAAAGCCAATATATTAATGGCAGATCTTGTAAAATCAATGGATGATAAAGAGGTGGCAGATATTGCCAATGAAATTAGCCAATTCAATGAACAATTTAGGAGTAAAAAATGA
- a CDS encoding 4Fe-4S dicluster domain-containing protein has protein sequence MNRREFSIFSIAAIGCAAGSGVLINKFYEPKLHLRPPGSVKNFESLCIKCGQCVQVCPYHSIELLGLDDGINLASAYIDPSKRGCYLCDLFPCVLACPSGALDHSINSIKDVKMGVAVVRDIQKCYATLNKNVSQDDISILLNRQTYNQRESDAKKIIEDNIDKSCSLCVNSCPVDEAISFIQLNEKKVVKIESNCVGCGVCQEVCFAGVIEILPQKSYSEIYEESK, from the coding sequence ATGAATAGAAGAGAGTTTAGCATTTTTAGCATTGCTGCGATTGGATGTGCTGCTGGTAGTGGAGTTTTAATAAATAAATTCTATGAACCAAAACTACACCTTAGACCACCAGGAAGTGTTAAGAATTTTGAATCTTTATGCATCAAATGTGGCCAGTGTGTTCAAGTCTGTCCATATCATAGCATTGAACTTTTGGGGCTTGATGATGGGATAAATTTAGCCTCAGCATATATCGATCCAAGCAAAAGAGGCTGCTATCTATGCGATCTATTTCCTTGTGTATTAGCCTGTCCTAGTGGTGCACTAGACCATAGTATAAACTCTATAAAAGATGTTAAAATGGGAGTTGCTGTAGTAAGAGATATACAAAAATGCTATGCAACGCTAAATAAAAATGTAAGTCAAGATGATATTAGCATCTTACTAAATCGCCAAACCTATAACCAAAGAGAGAGCGATGCTAAAAAGATTATAGAAGATAATATTGATAAAAGCTGCTCATTATGTGTAAATTCTTGTCCAGTTGATGAGGCTATAAGTTTTATACAACTAAATGAAAAAAAGGTTGTAAAAATAGAGTCAAATTGCGTAGGATGTGGAGTCTGTCAAGAGGTGTGCTTTGCTGGAGTGATTGAAATCTTACCACAAAAAAGCTATAGCGAAATTTATGAGGAATCAAAATGA
- a CDS encoding nitrous oxide reductase family maturation protein NosD, giving the protein MKKLCLIALLYSFTFGNDLQDAIDSASSGDIIELGSGVYSGNIIINKPITIDGKDKSAIIKGDGKGDVIKITSPGVKLLNLTIENSGNSHTTIDSAISCDKANKIEIINNIIKDSLFGVNFKQCNDSKIVDNYITSKPVDLGLRGDGIRLWYSHDNIIQNNHLYKSRDMVVWYSSNNKILKNYGEYGRYSLHFMYAGKNLVEENIFKYNSVGIFFMFSSGTTARKNQVLNSTGAFGVGIGMKDTSDFIIQDNILAYNARGLYLDQSPFQPGTTNVYEDNQILYNTVGVQFHATQHKSIFNRNDFIGNMEVAINDTPGSKIDINEWSNNYFDDYAGFDRDKDGIGDIEYKNFTYLDSLWQYYPNLRLFYGSAIMSILNFISKLAPFSEPELLITDTSPHMEPYHE; this is encoded by the coding sequence GTGAAAAAACTCTGCCTAATAGCTCTACTATATAGCTTTACTTTTGGAAATGACCTACAAGATGCTATAGATAGTGCAAGTAGTGGAGATATAATAGAGCTTGGCAGTGGAGTTTATAGTGGTAATATCATTATAAATAAGCCAATTACTATAGATGGAAAAGATAAAAGTGCGATAATAAAAGGCGATGGAAAAGGCGATGTGATAAAAATCACAAGCCCAGGAGTAAAGCTATTAAATTTAACCATAGAAAATAGCGGAAACTCCCACACTACAATAGATTCAGCCATAAGCTGCGATAAAGCAAATAAGATTGAGATTATAAATAATATTATTAAAGATTCGCTTTTTGGTGTTAATTTTAAACAGTGTAATGACTCTAAAATAGTTGATAATTATATCACATCAAAGCCAGTTGATTTAGGTCTTAGAGGTGATGGAATTCGTCTATGGTATAGCCATGATAATATAATACAAAATAATCATCTATACAAAAGCAGAGATATGGTTGTATGGTATTCTAGTAATAATAAAATTCTTAAAAATTATGGCGAATATGGCAGATATTCACTACACTTTATGTATGCTGGAAAGAATTTAGTTGAAGAAAATATATTTAAATACAACTCTGTTGGTATATTTTTTATGTTCTCCTCAGGAACAACTGCTAGAAAAAATCAAGTTTTAAACTCTACTGGTGCCTTTGGAGTTGGTATTGGTATGAAAGATACTAGTGATTTTATAATACAAGATAATATATTAGCCTATAATGCTAGAGGATTATATCTAGACCAATCCCCGTTTCAACCAGGCACTACAAATGTTTATGAAGATAATCAGATACTATATAACACAGTTGGAGTTCAATTCCATGCTACTCAGCATAAAAGCATATTTAATCGTAATGATTTTATAGGCAATATGGAAGTCGCTATAAATGATACTCCTGGTTCTAAAATTGATATAAATGAGTGGAGTAATAATTACTTTGATGATTATGCTGGATTTGATAGAGATAAAGATGGAATTGGTGATATAGAGTATAAGAATTTTACCTATCTTGACTCACTTTGGCAATACTATCCAAATTTAAGACTATTTTATGGAAGTGCTATTATGAGTATTTTAAACTTCATCTCTAAACTCGCCCCATTTTCTGAACCAGAGCTATTAATCACAGATACAAGTCCGCATATGGAGCCATATCATGAATAG
- a CDS encoding cytochrome C — protein sequence MKRYQLYTILALILMTVGFTIPVIAYHGVANKIKNGAEIPSYVYPIYNLYTKIQYKNHLMAPEVRNDLAKMIETRSEIGVPSLPIWYVSLEAPNYPKEAFPDGIPVYFHVDGYSGDVHEMNTINHYIGMYPMEHGGNVERAIAPYYLLIATIFMLLYLYYNGKGNSLLLIPTIIAPVLFMSAFTGWLYWYGHNMQEWGAFKIKPFMPTALGDGKVAQFTTHSYPTIGFWVMIAMSVLSILAIFSKNKYLKENA from the coding sequence ATGAAAAGGTATCAACTCTATACCATACTAGCTCTAATTTTAATGACTGTGGGATTTACTATTCCTGTAATTGCATATCATGGTGTAGCCAATAAGATTAAAAATGGTGCTGAGATTCCAAGTTATGTATATCCAATCTATAATCTCTACACTAAAATTCAATATAAAAATCATCTAATGGCACCAGAAGTTAGAAATGATTTAGCAAAAATGATAGAAACAAGATCTGAAATTGGAGTACCAAGCCTCCCTATATGGTATGTATCTTTAGAGGCTCCTAACTATCCTAAAGAGGCCTTTCCAGATGGAATTCCAGTATATTTTCATGTAGATGGTTATAGTGGTGATGTGCATGAAATGAATACTATAAACCACTATATAGGTATGTATCCTATGGAGCATGGTGGCAATGTAGAAAGAGCAATTGCGCCATACTATTTGCTTATTGCAACTATCTTTATGTTGCTATATCTATACTATAACGGCAAAGGAAATTCGCTATTACTAATCCCTACAATTATCGCTCCAGTACTATTTATGAGTGCATTTACTGGCTGGCTATACTGGTATGGTCATAATATGCAAGAGTGGGGCGCATTTAAGATTAAACCATTTATGCCAACAGCTCTAGGCGATGGTAAAGTGGCACAATTTACCACTCATTCATATCCTACCATAGGATTTTGGGTTATGATTGCTATGAGTGTTTTATCGATTTTAGCAATATTTTCTAAAAATAAATATCTTAAGGAAAATGCGTGA
- the nosZ gene encoding Sec-dependent nitrous-oxide reductase, whose translation MYSFIKKPLVLGAGLCLSLSSLFGASELETIMKERNLSEKDILAAAKTYQPSGRKDEYIVFSSGGQSGQVIVYGVPSMRIYKYIGVFTPEPWQGYGYDNESKAVLKGGAIRGKDITWGDTHHPNFTEKNGEYVGDYLFINDKANPRTAVINLHDFETTQIVVNPIMKSEHGGSFVTPNTEYVIEASQYAAPLDNNYHPIEEYESVYRGAITFWKFDYPKGKIDEKASFSLELPPYMQDLSDAGKGESMGWAFTNSFNSEMYTGGIEKGLPPFEAGMSRNDTDYMHMYNWQILEKLAKDPKNYKIINNHRVIPISVAVANNALFLVPEPKSPHGVDVSPDGRYILVGGKLDTHASVYDFRKMKALIDKKEFAGKDPFGIPILDMQKSLHGQVELGLGPLHNSFDSKDGVVYTSLYVDSQIVKWDYKKLKTLDRVNVHYNIGHLDTMEGKSAKPIGKYALALDKLSIDRFNPVGPLHPQNHQLIDITGAKMELIYDMPIPLGEPHDVISIAASKLKPAMTYKMGTNSRTGEQSEGMTLAGQERIERNGKNVTVYATLVRSHINPEHIEVNKDDNVTIYLTNLERAQDETHGFAIDLYNVHASIEPGKTASVNFKADMEGVFPYYCTEFCSALHLEMMGYLYVKDPKKKYESVKKAKLKELSPAQLEAEYKKVIATNKATDDVIQSVVKFLKEKHFEKYPKVKQLVEDALDQYGKIPEVKAKADEAYKKGDVNGAILWEYQVWQYMVKTADVGLRAKNNLTKALATPMTAVQARGEEAYLKGGCNGCHVIGQVSSGPDLTGVLLRHENAEQWVFDFIKDPASKYEEDYVKAMINFFNLRMPNQHMTDQEIKDIIEYLKWIDENAGLY comes from the coding sequence ATGTATAGTTTTATCAAAAAGCCATTAGTGCTTGGCGCTGGCTTATGTTTGAGCTTATCTAGTCTTTTTGGTGCTAGCGAGCTTGAAACTATCATGAAAGAGCGTAACTTGAGTGAGAAGGATATTTTAGCTGCGGCTAAAACCTATCAACCAAGTGGACGCAAAGACGAATATATCGTCTTTAGTTCTGGCGGTCAAAGTGGTCAAGTAATCGTATATGGTGTTCCATCTATGAGAATCTATAAATACATAGGTGTATTTACTCCAGAGCCATGGCAAGGTTATGGCTACGATAATGAGAGTAAAGCTGTGCTAAAAGGTGGAGCTATTAGGGGTAAAGATATAACTTGGGGTGATACTCACCATCCAAATTTCACAGAAAAAAATGGTGAATATGTGGGTGATTATCTATTTATCAACGATAAAGCAAACCCAAGAACAGCTGTAATCAATCTTCATGATTTTGAAACCACTCAAATCGTGGTAAATCCAATCATGAAAAGTGAACACGGTGGAAGTTTTGTTACTCCAAATACAGAGTATGTAATCGAAGCTAGCCAATACGCAGCTCCATTAGATAATAATTATCATCCAATCGAAGAGTATGAGTCTGTATATAGAGGTGCGATTACATTTTGGAAATTTGATTATCCAAAAGGTAAAATTGATGAAAAAGCTTCATTTTCACTTGAGCTTCCTCCATATATGCAAGACTTAAGCGACGCTGGTAAGGGTGAATCAATGGGTTGGGCATTTACAAATAGCTTTAACTCAGAAATGTATACTGGTGGTATTGAAAAGGGTCTTCCTCCATTTGAAGCTGGTATGAGTAGAAATGATACTGACTACATGCATATGTATAACTGGCAAATTCTAGAAAAGCTAGCAAAAGATCCTAAAAATTACAAAATAATCAACAATCACAGAGTTATTCCTATTAGTGTAGCTGTAGCTAATAATGCACTATTTTTAGTTCCAGAACCAAAATCTCCACACGGTGTAGATGTAAGCCCTGATGGTAGATATATCCTAGTAGGCGGAAAGCTAGATACTCACGCTAGCGTATATGACTTTAGAAAGATGAAAGCTTTAATAGATAAAAAAGAATTTGCAGGTAAAGATCCTTTTGGAATTCCAATTTTAGATATGCAAAAATCTTTGCATGGTCAAGTAGAACTAGGCCTTGGACCACTTCATAACTCTTTTGATTCTAAAGATGGCGTGGTTTATACCTCACTATATGTAGATAGTCAAATCGTAAAATGGGATTATAAAAAGCTAAAAACTCTAGATAGAGTAAATGTCCATTATAATATCGGACACCTTGATACAATGGAAGGTAAATCTGCTAAACCTATTGGAAAATATGCTCTAGCTCTTGATAAATTATCAATTGATAGATTTAATCCAGTAGGCCCACTTCATCCACAAAATCACCAATTAATCGATATAACTGGTGCAAAAATGGAGCTAATCTATGATATGCCAATTCCTCTTGGAGAACCTCATGATGTTATCTCAATTGCAGCTAGTAAATTAAAACCTGCAATGACATACAAAATGGGTACAAACTCAAGAACAGGTGAGCAATCAGAAGGTATGACATTAGCAGGCCAAGAAAGAATTGAAAGAAATGGCAAAAATGTAACTGTATATGCTACTCTTGTTAGAAGCCATATAAATCCTGAGCATATAGAAGTAAATAAAGATGATAATGTTACTATCTATCTAACTAACTTAGAAAGAGCTCAAGATGAGACTCACGGCTTTGCAATTGACTTATATAATGTTCATGCATCTATAGAGCCTGGTAAAACTGCAAGCGTGAATTTCAAAGCTGATATGGAAGGCGTATTCCCTTACTACTGTACTGAGTTTTGTTCTGCTTTACATCTAGAGATGATGGGATATCTATATGTCAAAGATCCTAAGAAAAAATATGAATCAGTCAAAAAAGCAAAACTAAAAGAGTTAAGCCCAGCTCAATTAGAAGCTGAATACAAAAAAGTAATCGCTACAAATAAAGCAACTGATGATGTTATCCAAAGTGTTGTAAAATTCCTAAAAGAGAAACACTTTGAGAAATATCCAAAAGTTAAACAACTTGTTGAAGATGCACTAGATCAATATGGCAAAATTCCTGAAGTAAAAGCAAAAGCTGATGAAGCTTATAAAAAAGGCGATGTCAATGGCGCTATTCTTTGGGAGTATCAAGTATGGCAATATATGGTTAAAACTGCTGATGTTGGTCTAAGAGCTAAAAACAACCTAACAAAAGCCCTTGCTACACCTATGACAGCTGTGCAAGCTCGTGGTGAAGAAGCTTATTTAAAAGGCGGATGTAATGGTTGCCATGTTATTGGCCAAGTAAGTTCAGGTCCAGATTTAACCGGTGTTCTTCTAAGACATGAAAATGCTGAACAATGGGTGTTTGATTTTATTAAAGACCCAGCTAGCAAATATGAAGAAGATTATGTTAAAGCTATGATTAACTTCTTTAATCTAAGAATGCCAAATCAACATATGACTGACCAAGAGATCAAAGATATAATTGAGTATCTAAAATGGATCGATGAAAATGCTGGATTGTATTAA